From the Hevea brasiliensis isolate MT/VB/25A 57/8 chromosome 15, ASM3005281v1, whole genome shotgun sequence genome, one window contains:
- the LOC110668785 gene encoding 2S seed storage albumin protein-like, whose protein sequence is MAKLTVLIATFIALLFVVDASIYRTTMIIDEGSDDTENPSRRGCSQQIQQQQNLRQCQEYIRQRVHGSRGRGRPAAAYDEVENQRDQFRRCCNQLQQMDSPCRCEGLRQAIHSQQSQGQIQGQDVRQAFQVAQYLPSECGVSPRRCQIQSSWWM, encoded by the coding sequence ATGGCAAAGCTCACCGTCCTTATAGCCACCTTCATAGCCCTCCTCTTCGTGGTGGACGCCTCCATTTACCGTACCACCATGATCATCGACGAGGGTAGTGATGATACAGAAAACCCAAGTAGGCGAGGGTGCAGCCAACAGATCCAGCAGCAGCAAAATTTGAGGCAATGCCAGGAGTATATAAGGCAAAGAGTCCACGGCTCCAGAGGCCGAGGCCGCCCTGCAGCTGCATATGATGAAGTTGAAAATCAACGAGACCAATTTCGAAGGTGCTGCAACCAACTTCAACAGATGGATAGCCCGTGCCGATGTGAGGGTCTGAGGCAGGCGATTCACAGTCAACAAAGCCAGGGACAAATTCAAGGTCAAGATGTCCGTCAAGCATTCCAAGTGGCTCAGTACTTACCATCGGAGTGCGGTGTATCGCCAAGACGATGCCAAATCCAGTCGAGCTGGTGGATGTAA
- the LOC110668794 gene encoding 2S seed storage albumin protein-like has protein sequence MANKLILISVLLVIIAAASAYRTTITTVEIDEPNPSSQACRREVERKDLSSCEDCVGQSRRSPVLALRRSENQQEQVPRQCCNQIKQLRDDCECEGIKSVLQKQLEQGQVGREEYKQAMWLASALPNPSSLVLMHAGRLPFRCADK, from the coding sequence ATGGCAAATAAGCTTATTCTCATCAGTGTTCTCTTGGTCATCATAGCCGCTGCATCTGCCTACAGAACCACAATCACTACTGTGGAGATCGACGAACCCAATCCCAGCTCCCAGGCTTGCCGCCGGGAGGTTGAAAGGAAGGACTTGAGCTCCTGCGAGGACTGCGTAGGACAGTCAAGGAGATCCCCAGTCTTGGCGCTGCGAAGATCAGAAAACCAGCAGGAGCAGGTCCCTAGGCAATGTTGCAACCAAATAAAGCAGTTGCGAGATGATTGCGAGTGTGAGGGAATAAAGTCTGTACTCCAGAAGCAGCTGGAGCAGGGGCAAGTAGGAAGAGAAGAATATAAGCAGGCGATGTGGCTTGCGTCAGCGCTGCCAAATCCAAGCAGCCTGGTACTAATGCACGCCGGCCGGTTACCATTCCGATGTGCAGATAAATAA